In Rhizoctonia solani chromosome 7, complete sequence, one DNA window encodes the following:
- a CDS encoding conserved oligomeric Golgi complex subunit 3, whose amino-acid sequence MATVRPGIRRPNITTTGSHAPSPHAKPALTVEEWETKAPLDDVEVRSVLSLKIRCEEKKPPLKFREEDSPSRPSTPILGRHGGLFSSAPGSRSATPVPMLTVTRDGTSHPLHPQVPLETPQQFHDWFALIDRSITYSQESHFRSHLQNVEAQLVSCDNLLDRVHGASDDLTLLHNDWQSVEDRGESLKGAAQRLLEERDRLIKVTDAIGEALVLQTDFLLMVERVDVCLEYMKTHRHFKEAEIYLLRFQQCLTRAMTLIKMYLVGTLRAIHTDVQKRTIETDISSTAAHHLLYTKFQSLVPSISPLVMELENRAISHPDQLESLLSECHTAYFSVRRALLVPRVTEEIRGLQPGQSELIELTRVGCTYLKQVCTEEFNLFRRFFNSGEDKLYRYLEGICDHLYDDLRPRILHEQKLDVLCEVCTVLQALMVLDIPLQSFGDSGAPPPTDEDPLQLTTSPTLEAYDLQLPPRTPGLAKLHISHLLQMVLQDAQTRLFFKAQAIVQSEIRNYAAQPKDLDYPAKLRDVAAFVQPEVSDEDEEDDGITLKMPKLEPESAWYPPLLTTVNVLKKLHEYVKPAIFQDISQEAISLCRISILSAADLILARPESNDIDAHLFVIRHLLVLKEITTAVENATTDYEVASQPASDTLGNLLRGTSSLFNPTGLLGGMLGPSRYGESLPVARTTIDEDLKRSCESLITKCAELATAPLKAFIAACDNFTRSQPDTLLSTQEFAQLPGIVKAQDEFRSVCETQLSQWATHVRLYLRDENTISVLLPAMYDEIASVFTAFRKTAETRCSPGCGISLMSLPDLWEWLRSLQVGVKK is encoded by the exons ATGGCCACTGTACGACCTGGTATACGACGACCTAATATAACTACTACCGGATCTCATGCGCCTTCCCCTCATGCAAAACCTGCTCTGACCGTGGAGGAATGGGAGACCAAGGCTCCACTTGATGATGTTGAAGTCCGTAGTGTGCTAAGCCTGAAGATACGATGTGAGGAAAAAAAACCTCCACTCAAG TTTCGAGAGGAAGACTCTCCGTCGCGTCCTTCAACACCCATTCTTGGCAGACATGGGGGACTTTTCTCATCCGCTCCTGGTTCTAGATCGGCAACACCCGTGCCTATGCTCACAGTCACAAGAGATGGCACATCTCACCCCCTTCATCCCCAAGTACCGCTGGAAACCCCACAACAATTCCATGATTGGTTTGCACTCATCGACAGATCAATCACCTACTCCCAGGAATCACATTTCCGTTCGCATCTGCAAAATGTCGAGGCCCAGCTGGTATCTTGCGACAACTTGCTTGACCGAGTGCATGGGGCGAGTGACGATCTGACGCTGCTTCACAATGACTGGCAGAGCGTAGAAGATCGGGGCGAGAGTCTCAAAGGCGCGGCTCAGCGTCTTCTCGAGGAACGT GATAGGCTTATCAAAGTCACCGACGCAATTG GAGAGGCACTGGTCCTTCAAACAGACTTTTTATTGATGGTCGAACGGGTTGATGTGTGCCTGGAGTACATGAAGACGCAT CGCCACTTCAAGGAAGCCGAAATATATTTACTCAGGTTCCAGCAATGCTTAACTCGAGCCATGACGCTTATCAAAATGTATCTCGTTGGCACGTTGAGAGCGATCCACACAGACGTACAAAAGCGAACGATTGAAACT GACATCTCATCTACGGCCGCGCATCACTTGTTGTATACCAAGTTCCAATCTTTGGTCCCATCCATCAGTCCCTTGGTCATGGAACTCGAGAATCGGGCTATCTCTCATCCTGATCAGCTGGAATCCCTACTCAGCGAATGCCACACCGCATACTTCTCCGTGCGAAGAGCACTCCTCGTCCCACGTGTGACTGAAGAAATTCGGGGGTTGCAGCCAGGCCAGAGCGAGCTGATCGAGCTG ACTCGTGTTGGGTGCACCTATCTGAAGCAAGTTTGCACAGAAGAATTCAATCTGTTCCGCAGGTTCTTCAACTCGGGCGAGGACAAGCTGTA CCGTTATTTGGAGGGTATATGTGATCACTTGTACGACGATCTTCGACCACGCATACTCCATGAGCAAAAACTTGACGTTTTATGTGAAGTATGCACCGTCCTCCAAGCGTTAATGGTGCTCGACATTCCTCTCCAATCGTTTGGAGATAGCGGTGCCCCGCCGCCTACAGATGAGGACCCACTTCAACTTACTACGTCTCCGACTTTGGAGGCCTATGATTTGCAGCTCCCGCCTCGTACACCTGGTTTGGCCAAATTGCATATCAGCCATTTGTTACAAATGGTACTTCAGGATGCCCAAACGAGATTGTTTTTCAAGGCACAGGCGATCGTTCAATCTGAGATTAGGAATTATGCCGCACAGCCAAAGGATCTAGACTATCCCGCCAAATTGAGAG ACGTCGCAGCATTTGTCCAGCCTGAAGTCAGCGATGAGGATGAAGAAGATGATGGCATAACTTTGAAAATGCCGAAGCTAGAACCAGAATCAGCATGGTATCCACCACTCCTCACAACAGTCAATGTTCTCAAAAAGCTCCATGAATACGTGAAG CCTGCAATATTCCAAGACATTTCACAGGAAGCAATTTCGCTGTGCCGGATATCTATTCTATCCGCGGCAGACCTGATCTTGGCGCGACCCGAGTCCAACGACATAGATGCTCATCTATTTGTCATTCGCCATTTGCTGGTACTCAAGGAGATCACTACTGCGGTAGAAAATGCTACTACGGACTATGAGGTTGCGTCTCAGCCGGCTTCGG ATACTTTGGGTAACTTGCTCCGCGGGACGAGTTCGTTGTTTAACCCCACGGGTTTACTCGGAGGTATGCTCGGGCCATCTCGGTATGGAGAATCTCTTCCTGTGGCTCGCACG ACAATTGATGAAGATCTCAAACGCTCCTGCGAATCACTCATTACCAAGTGCGCTGAATTGGCAACAGCTCCTTTGAAGGCCTTTATTGCCGCTTGTGACAACTTTACGAGATCTCAACCGGACACACTCTTATCAACACAGGAATTTGCCCAACTCCCTGGGATAGTTAAAGCCCAAGACGAATTCCGTTCCGTATGTGAAACACAGCTCTCCCAGTGGGCAACGCATGTTCGGCTCTATCTCCGCGACGAAAATACGATTAGTGTGCTTCTTCCAGCAATGTATGACGAGATTGCCTCGGTATTTACCGCGTTTAGGAAAACGGCAGAGACCAGGTGTTCTCCCGGGTGTGGGATCTCGTTGATGTCGTTGCCTGATTTATGGGAGTGGCTACGCTCGTTGCAGGTTGGGGTCAAGAAATAG
- a CDS encoding major facilitator superfamily transporter produces the protein MANQDNEHESFNSEAKLPSEHVENRTLASRIQTIQRLHDGQEHGVDHRLVVDVKEAEREYGSEVASALKTTDDGSYILWPQPREDSNDPLNWSAFKKGYTLAIISLATVIPDFSSSIGIASLFPLSKEFDTTVNNVNNLTSNWSIFLLLPGHVSSLGPGGVLAVILISSFGRLPVLFWSQVFGLGFLIGCTVAPTLNVFAATRCLQSFFSTAPQVVGLYFIKDIFFWHQEARKVNIWTFSFVVSPFLGPFLFGFLVERQTWRWAYGIGCIYSGIILLLIVLFLDEPMYDRKYFPAPTPPTKGLRYRFETLVGITGAKMYKYRVPISTAMWRPLETLLNPRMLLACIFMGITFGWTIGINVTLVIFLQTPPPLGYGMNSDQSSAMYLTPIVAALLGELVGHWLNDFVARWYIKRASPTLHHGVFRPEARLIVPYIGSFWATAGLITVGASLGKLLSIAGVIFGWGMLVFGVMLIVTSMYAYCSDLLPGRQGEISALLNWARVLGGFSVGYYQVPWAEHSGALQVFGVEAAIVVGVTALIIPILQFVAPRFEVSLPSSTVPN, from the exons ATGGCCAATCAGGACAATGAACATGAATCTTTCAATTCCGAGGCGAAACTGCCCTCCGAACATGTTGAAAACAGGACCCTTGCTAGCCGCATACAGACAATACAACGACTACACGACGGCCAAGAACACGGAGTTGACCATCGTCTAGTGGTCGACGTGAAAGAGGCAGAGAGGGAGTATGGGTCCGAAGTCGCATCCGCTCTGAAGACCACGGATGACGGCTCATATATCTTGTGGCCACAACCACGGGAAGATTCTAATGATCCCCTGAAT TGGTCGGCTTTTAAGAAGGGATACACTTTGGCTATTATTTCTTTGGCCACTGTGATACCTGACTTTAGCTCCAGCATCGGAATCGCATCTCTGTTCCCTCTTTCAAAAGAATTCGATACCACAGTTAACAATGTAAACAACCT AACCTCCAATTGGTCTATATTCCT GCTCCTTCCGGGTCATGTGTCCAGTCTTGGTCCAGGGGGTGTACTGGCAGTGATTCTGATTTCATCATTCGGAAGATTACCTGTGCTATTTTGGTCACAG GTTTTTGGCCTTGGTTTTCTGATTGGATGCACTGTTGCGCCAACCTTGAACGTTTTTGCCGCTACGCGATGCCTTCAAAGCTTCTTTTC TACGGCTCCTCAGGTCGTTG GCCTATATTTCATCAAGGATATATTTTTCTGGCACCAAGAGGCACGAAAAGTTAACATTTGGACTTTTAGCTTTGTTGTCAGTCCGTTCCTAG GGCCATTTTTATTCGGATTTCTCGTTGAAAGGCAAACTTGGAGATGGGCGTATGGTATTGGGTGCAT ATACTCTGGCATCATTCTACTTCTTATCGTGCTATTCCTGGACGAGCC CATGTACGACCGCAAATACTTCCCAGCTCCTACACCACCGACCAAAGGCCTACGATATCGGTTTGAAACATTGGTAGGAATTACTGGAGCCAAGATGTACAAGTACCGGGTACCTATCTCAACTGCTATGTGGCGTCCTTTAGAGACGCTATTGAACCCTAGAATGCTGCTGGCATGCATCTTCATGG GGATCACCTTTGGTTGGACGATTGGAATTAACGTTACGCTCGTTATCTTCCTACAAACTCCCCCACCACTAGGATACGGAATGAACAGTGACCAGAGCTCGGCGATGTACTTGACTCCTATTGTGGCTGCACTACTTGGAGAGCTTGTGGGACACTGGCTGAACGACTTTGTCGCTCGGTGGTACATAAAGCGCGCAAGTCCCACTTTA CATCATGGTGTGTTTCGACCTGAAG CTCGTCTTATAGTACCCTACATCGGAAGCTTTTGGGCCACCGCTGGTCTCATCACAGTGGGCGCCAGCCTTGGAAAGCTGCTGTCTATTGCTGGTGTCATTTTTGGATGGGGCATG CTTGTATTCGGTGTTATGCTCATC GTCACTTCGATGTACGCCTATTGCTCAGATCTCCTTCCTGGGCGACAAGGTGAGATTTCGGCGTTATTGAATTGGGCGCGAGTATTGGGCGGGTTTTCGGTCGGATACTATCAAGTACCCTGGGCTGAGCATTCAGGCGCTCTACAAGTATTCGGGGTCGAGGCTGCGATTGTGGTAGGAGTAACCGCCCTCATCATACCTATCCTCCAATTTGTAGCGCCACGTTTCGAAGTAAGTTTACCCTCATCAACTGTGCCGAATTAA
- a CDS encoding autophagy-related protein 3 — MSATQTLTLEEIELPTLNYGGGEQSRSQTRQGSKEELGLVGLVEPTEVRPVNVTAELPPMDKGFHAYAFLAGGFFVELLIWALPFTYGVFLNHYTTHHLFDGPEEFLLPLVGTLSSGIIYLTSVFVMPLLTRYPQHRQNMMRAGAVLCVAAMIGAAFSTRVWHLLLTQGILYSIGGTIVYFPMQMYVFEWFQERRGLANGLIFSGTGLGGVVLPFVVEKLLIAYGLRTTFIALAIGYALLLSAALPFVKGRLPPSSLIIPQQRSDWSFLRNPEFIVLFAGNFLQGLGNFVPGIWLPTFASDMNLSVTSGTLVVSLMNAAAVPGSIAIGFASDRYDLRIVMLTSMLGSSLSVLILWGLASNLVMLAAFALVYGFLAGGFSALWTKFASTLSQDNPQTIARLMSIFVAGRGVGNVLAAPISTGLLRSALVNGKHAYGLKNYGPSCLGDIGVLCGSKYAQKRPSPVATPAPPHALQSTIIAMNSLHTIQSHFWAVRDYISPVLKESKFKEHGRITPEEFVAAGDFLTYKFPVWSWEKGDASKARDYLPADKQYLVTRKVPCLRRATSLAYTDADEDAEKLLSFAEDSGKGDEWVQTHAGRPAADDASKAGEIHDIPDIDGNTNELTKDMNALSVEQDAPDFDDIPDMEEEGLEAADEATAKPTPAAPIEVAKGNLLQVRTYDVMITYDKYYQTPRIWLLGFDENGTPLTPPQVFQDVSADHAFKTVTIESFPHISSLSAASVHPCKHADVMKKVIERMNAGVVEEQKKRQGTTSSSKGGKRKWLGLRKGSSATPAPEEPKKGSTLGPGGEEGAEEAEGMRVDFYLVVFLKFIASIVPTIEVDSTTAF; from the exons ATGTCGGCTACTCAAACTTTGACATTAGAGGAAATAGAACTGCCAAC ACTTAATTATGGCGGAGGCGAACAGAGCAGATCACAGACAAGACAGGGGTCCAAGGAGGAGCTCGGGCTTGTAGGGTTGGTAGAACCCACCGAAGTTCGACCAGTCAATGTCACCGCAGAGCTTCCACCCATG GACAAAGGCTTTCATGCATACGCATTCCTAGCTGGTGGTTTCTTTGTTGAACTACTCATCTGGGCCCTCCCATTCACATACGGCGTTTTCCTGAATCACTACACAACCCATCATCTATTTGATGGACCAGAGGAATTCCTGCTTCCTCTGGTTGGTACATTATCCTCTGGAATTATATACCTTACTTCAGTCTTTGTTATGCCTCTCTTGACGAGATATCCGCAACATCGTCAGAATATGATGCGGGCTGGGGCAGTTCTATGCGTTGCTGCAATGATTGGGGCTGCTTTCTCAACCCGAGTTTGGCATTTGCTGCTCACACAGGGGATCCTCTATTCGATCGGAGGAA CTATTGTATATTTCCCGATGCAGATGTATGTATTTGAGTGGTTCCAAGAGCGGCGAGGTTTG GCCAATGGCTTAATTTTCTCGGGAACCGGACTCGGTGGCGTTGTTTTACCATTCGTAGTTGAGAAGCTGCTTATCGCTTATGGACTTCGCACAACCTTTATCGCTCTC GCAATCGGTTATGCTCTGCTACTATCGGCCGCCCTACCATTTGTGAAGGGTCGACTACCACCATCTTCGTTGATCATTCCACAACAACGTTCCGACTGGTCTTTCCTACGAAACCCAGAATTTATAGTGTTATTTGCAGGAAATTTCCTACAAGGTCTCGGAAATTTTGTACCAGGCATTTGGCTCCCCA CCTTTGCGTCAGACATGAATCTCAGTGTTACCTCAGGAACTTTAGTCGTATCTCTAATGAATG CTGCAGCTGTCCCAGGTTCCATCGCTATTGGCTTCGCATCCGACAGATACGATCTGCGCATAGTGATGCTCACATCAATGCTCGGGTCATCGCTTTCGGTTCTTATCTTATGGGGGCTCGCCTCCAATCTTGTGATGCTTGCAGCCTTTGCTCTTGTGTATGGATTCTTGGCCGGAGG CTTCTCGGCCCTTTGGACGAAATTTGCATCGACCCTATCTC AGGATAATCCTCAGACAATTGCCCGCCTTATGTCTATCTTTGTGGCAGGACGAGGGGTAGGGAATGTACTTGCAGCTCCGATCTCCACTGGCCTACTCCGCTCCGCGTTGGTCAATGGAAAACATGCCTATGGTCTTAAAAACTAT GGTCCTTCCTGTTTGGGTGACATAGGGGTGCTATGCGGAAGCAAATACGCTCAGAAACGCCCTTCTCCAGTCGCGACTCCTGCTCCGCCTCACGCGTTACAGAGTACCATCATCGCCATGAACTCCCTTCATACCATCCAG TCACACTTCTGGGCTGTTCGCGATTACATTAGCCCG GTCTTGAAAGAgagcaaattcaaggagcaTGGGAGGATAACGCCTG AGGAATTCGTGGCTGCTGGAGACTTCCTTACTTATAAGTTCCCTGTGTGGTCCTG GGAGAAGGGAGATGCTTCAAAGGCACGCGATTATCTCCCAGCAGACAAGCAATACCTTGTGACTCGTAAAG TCCCATGTTTGCGCCGGGCAACATCACTCGCATATACCGACGCGGATGAGGATGCGGAGAAGCTCCTGTCCTTTGCTGAAGATTCGGGAAAGGGCGATGAATGGGTACAAACACATGCGGGTCGTC CGGCAGCTGATGATGCCTCAAAGGCTGGAGAGATTCACGATATTCCTGACATTGATGGGAACACAAACGAACTCACCAAGGATATGAATGCACTATCGGTTGAACAAGATGCCCCAGACTTTGACGACATCCCAGACATGGAGGAAGAGGGGCTTGAGGCAGCCGACGAGGCGACTGCCAAACCCACGCCCGCCGCCCCGATCGAAGTTGCTAAGGGCAATCTTCTTCAAGTACGAACTTACGATGTTATGATTACTTATGATAAATATTACCAAACTCCAAGAATCTGGTTGCTCGGGTTCGACGAG AACGGAACGCCCCTCACTCCCCCACAAGTATTCCAAGACGTTTCCGCCGATCACGCATTCAAGACTGTTACCATTGAATCCTTCCCCCATATCTCTAGCCTGTCTGCTGCTTCTGTTCACCCTTGCAAACACGCCGATGTTATGAAGAAGGTTATCGAGAGGATGAATGCAGGGGTCGTAGAGGAGCAGAAGAAACGACAAGGGACGACCTCGAGCTCTAAAGGAGGTAAACGCAAGTGGTTAGGATTGAGGAAGGGTAGTTCAGCGACTCCTGCACCAGAGGAGCCTAAGAAGGGATCCACTTTGGGGCCAGGGGGCGAAGAGGGTGCAGAAGAGGCCGAAGGCATGCGGGTCGACTTCTACCTCGTCGTATTCCTCAAGTTCATTGCCAGTATCGTTCCGACCATCGAGGTTGACTCTACTACGGCATTCTAG
- a CDS encoding transmembrane 9 superfamily member 1 has protein sequence MAATLWAAALAASSLITSANAFYLPGTAPRDYHVNDRVPLYVNALTPMVLSADSKLKSMINYNYYDPAFHFCEPKDGPKKQPESLGSILFGDRIYNSPIEASDSFADVLFPLTLVLKFTMLKNESCMPICTATVPAKDAKFINDRIREDYAINWLVDGLPAAEMKEDERTKEIFYDMGFNLGDDEREEFKTNPALHNHYDIVLNYHTRDNVNYRVVGVVVWPRSIAHSSAKTLDCAAKKPRPLVLAEDQENSVTYSYTIHWEESDTPWATRWDNYLHIFDPKIHWFSLINSLVIVIFLCVMVSMILVRTVSRDISRYNAIDLSEDVQEDFGWKLVHGEVFRSPRFPMVLSVLVGNGAQLCVMVGVTLIFALLGFLSPSNRGALATMMIVFWTFFGSVGGYVSARVYASIGGTDHKQNTFLTATILPTFVFAVVFLLNLFLIGADSSGAVPLGTMLAIVGLWFVISAPLSAIGSFFGRKHGAVSHPVRVNQIPRQIPPAPRYLQPWSASLLAGILPFGAAFVELYFVLSSLFASRAYYAFGFIALTAGVVLLTTATVTILFTYFMLCAEEYRWHWRAFMIGGGSAFWVLAYGVFYWLTRLSLDSFSSVVLYAGYLFLIALFDFLITGSIGFLATYWSMRRLYSAIRID, from the exons ATGGCTGCAACGCTCTGGGCAGCTGCTTTAGCTGCGAGCTCACTGATAACTTCCGCAAATGCGTTCTATCTCCCTGGGACAGCTCCACGCGATTACCATGTCAACGATCGTGTTCCGCTGTATGTTAACGCACTGACGCCTATGGTCCTCAGCGCCGACTCGAAGTTG AAATCAATGATTAATT ACAACTATTATGACCCCGCTTTCCATTTCTGCGAACCCAAAGATGGACCAAAGAAACAACCGGAGTCTCTCGGGTCCATATTATTCGGAGATCGTATCTATAACTCGCCCATCGAGGCAAGTGACTCTTTCGCTGACGTCCTTTTCCCACTAACCCTAGTTTTAAAGTTCACGATGCTTAAAAATGAATCTTGCATGCCGATTTGCACAGCAACTGTCCCGGCCAAAGATGCCAAATTTATTAACGATCGCATTCGCGAGGATTATGCTATCAATTGGCTGGTAGACGGATTGCCTGCGGCGGAGATGAAGGAGGACGAGAGAACCAAGGAAATATTCTATGATATGGGATTCAATCTCGGAGATGATGAAAGGGAAGAGTTCAAGACCAACCCTGCGTTGCATAATCACTATGACATCGTTCTCAA CTATCACACGAGGGACAATGTCAACTACCGAGTAGTTGGTGTAGTTGTTTGGCCAAGAAG CATTGCCCATTCCTCAGCAAAGACACTGGACTGTGCGGCCAAGAAACCTCGACCATTAGTTCTAGCTGAAGACCAAGAGAATAGCGTAACATATTCCTACACTATCCATTGGGAG GAATCAGATACGCCTTGG GCTACACGATGGGACAATTATTTGCATATTTTCGACCCGAAGATTCATTGGTTCAGCTTGATCAACTCGTTGGTCATAGTGATTTTCCTCTGCGTTATGGTTTCTATGATTCTCGTTCGCACTGTCTCTCGAGAT ATCTCAAGGTACAATGCTATCGACCTGAGT GAAGATGTGCAAGAGGACTTTGGGTGGAAATTGGTACATGGAGAAGTTTTCCGTTCTCCAAGATTCCCAATGGTTCTCAGCGTGCTTGTTGGGAATGGAGCCCAACTTTGCGTTATGGTCGGCGTAACACTGA TATTCGCGCTTTTGGGCTTCCTTTCACCCTCGAATAGAGGTGCATTGGCCACTATGATGATCGTATTTTGGACTTTCTTCGGAAGCGTTGGGGGTTATGTTTCGGCCCGCGTATATGCATCGATTGGTGGTACCGACCATAAGCAAAATACCTTCCTTACTGCAACTATTCTACCTAC GTTTGTATTTGCAGTAGTTTTCTTGCTCAACCTATTCCTCATCGGCGCCGATTCATCAGGGGCAGTACCGCTGG GTACTATGCTGGCCATTGTGGGACTGTGGTTTGTCATTTCGGCCCCCCTCTCTGCAATCGGTTCGTTCTTTGGAAGGAAGCATGGG GCTGTATCACATCCGGTTCGCGTAAACCAAATTCCTCGTCAAATCCCGCCTGCACCAAGGTACCTACAGCCCTGG TCCGCCTCCTTGCTTGCAGGCATTTTGCCATTTG GCGCGGCATTTGTAGAGCTGTATTTTGTGCTCTCGAGCCTCTTCGCTTCACGCGCATACTATGCATTTGGATTTATCGCCCTAACGGCGGGCGTAGTCCTATTGACGACCGCAACAGTCACAATCTTATTCACATACTTTATGCTCTGCGCCGAAGAGTATCGCTGGCATTGGCGTGCTTTCATGATCGGCGGTGGGAGTGCCTTCTGGGTACTTGCATATGGAGTTTTCTACTGGCTTACCCGCCTATCACTTGACTCCTTTTCGAGTGTAGTCCTATATGCGGGCTATTTGTTCCTAATTGCGCTCTTTGATTTCCTCATTACGGGTAGCATAGGATTCCTCGCAACATATTGGTCGATGAGAAGACTGTACTCGGCTATCAGGATTGATTAG
- a CDS encoding ribosomal protein S12/S23, whose amino-acid sequence MGSNKPRGLNAARKLRISRRENRWADKSYKKRALGNVYKTSPTGGSSHAKGIVLEKVGVEAKQPNSAIRKCVRVQLIKNGKKVTAFVPNDGCLNFVDENDEVLISGFGRRGKAKGDIPGVRFKVVKVSGVGLLALWSEKKEKPRS is encoded by the exons ATGGGAT CCAACAAGCCTCGTGGACTTAACGCAGCACGAAAACTCCGCATCTCCCGCCGCGAGAACCGATGG GCGGACAAGTCGTACAAAAAGCGTGCGCTCGGTAACGTCTACAAGACCTCTCCTACAGGAGGTTCTTCGCACGCCAAGGGGATCGTCCTCGAAAAGGTCGGTGTCGAGGCCAAGCAGCCCAACTCTGCCATTCGCAAGTGTGTGCGTGTGCAGCTCATCAAGAACGGAAAGAAGGTCACTGCTTTCGTTCCC aaTGACGGTTGCTTGAACTTTGTCGACGAGAACGACGAAGTCCTCATTTCCGGTTTCGGTCGTCGCGGAAAGGCAAAGGGTGATATTCCTGGTGTGCGTTTCAAGGTCGTCAAGGTCTCTGGTGTCGGTCTTCTCGCCTTGTGGTCTGAGAAGAAG GAGAAGCCTAGGTCATAA
- a CDS encoding phosphatidylinositol glycan anchor biosynthesis class U protein, translating to MKAITVIFTLVALRLALFASPIPRYIQDDYQLASPVTSFIRLKEGIFLSEKGIDPYTGGVFLHSPLFLALFSTIFPLSSFGSAILWSILDGITAWCLVCLWRARSSIRDDRKEVLISVIHMLNPYNLLPTLARSTSTIETSLTVLALLFACQKRTGPALVALAAIVHISLPSVLIVVPTIMVLADPHAPASTLANPTPGGKGEKEDTKHTSKQPSLWKVVFMSAEWVLYMGVLAFSGRVATGSWNWVWRSWGAVVTMSDATPNCGLWWYFFTEMFDHYRPFFLFTFSAHPLIYIAPICMKFRRDPFYAAYLLLGISATLKSYPTLADPGLFISLISLFPETFAYMRHPLPTFLLHLHSALLMPLASHLWLSQGTGNANFLYAATLVFGLANLAMVVDAVWAGLRAAFVTEEGEEVVQL from the exons ATGAAAGCTATAACCGTAATATTTACTCTCGTCGCGCTCCGATTAGCATTGTTCGCGAGCCCAATACCACGATATATCCAAGATGACTACCAACTTGCATCACCCGTAACCTCTTTTATTCGGT TAAAAGAGGGCATTTTTCTTTCAGAAAAAGGAATAGATCCATACACAGGTGGTGTATTCTTACAT TCACCTCTGTTCCTCGCTCTCTTCTCGACAATATTTCCACTCTCAAGTTTTGGCTCTGCAATCCTATGGTCCATACTCGACGGAATCACGGCTTGGTGTCTTGTGTGTTTATGGAGGGCACGATCTTCCATACGAGACGATAGGAAAGAAGTCCTAATCTCCGTAAT ACACATGCTCAACCCGTACAACCTTCTTCCTACTCTTGCTCGTTCGACTTCAACGATTGAAACATCTCTTACCGTGCTTGCTCTTCTTTTTGCGTGCCAGAAACGTACGGGACCGGCCCTTGTAGCACTCGCCGCCATAGTCCATATATCGCTTCCGTCTGTGTTGATCGTAGTGCCCACTATCATGGTTCTGGCGGATCCACATGCGCCGGCGTCGACGCTTGCGAATCCAACACCAGGGGGCAAAGGGGAAAAGGAAGACACCAAGCACACCTCGAAACAACCTAGCTTGTGGAAGGTAGTATTTATGAGCGCGGAGTGGGTACTGTATATGGGTGTTTTGGCGTTTTCGGGGCGTGTAGCTACAGGATCATGGAACTGGGTATGGAGGTCTTGGGGTGCAGT AGTTACAATGTCCGATGCGACACCAAACTGTGGACTGTGGTGGTACTTTTTCACTGAAATGTTTGATCACTATCGGCCATTCTTTTTATTTACTTTCTCG GCCCATCCGTTGATTTATATTGCCCCGATCTGTATGAAATTCAG GCGCGACCCTTTTTACGCCGCATATCTATTGTTGGGAATTAGTGCGACGTTGAAGTCGTATCCGACCCTTGCGGATCCTGGATTGTTTATCTCTTTGATATCTCTTTTCCCGGAGACCTTTGCTT ACATGAGGCATCCATTGCCGACATTCTTATTACACCTACACTCTGCGCTCCTCATGCCACTCGCCAGTCATCTCTGGCTATCTCAAGGGACAGGTAATGCCAACTTCTTATATGCAGCAACACTCGTGTTTGGATTGGCAAACCTGGCAATGGTTGTGGACGCTGTCTGGGCGGGACTGCGTGCTGCGTTTGTTACcgaagaaggggaagaggttGTTCAGTTGTGA